One window of Trichoderma breve strain T069 chromosome 3, whole genome shotgun sequence genomic DNA carries:
- a CDS encoding alpha/beta hydrolase fold domain-containing protein produces the protein MRTPDLLIFVFGLLSKAINIGPPNVRPVKLDFTQHVPHMLDLVKGTHLLSTELQTAKMGLNNTLLTGMPLSILRQLQNEWTTNFDWEKEQNPINKYHQFIANIDGQDVHFVHEKSQDPNAIPIILLHGWPGSFLEMLPLVDLLVQDSSAITSKHTSFNVVIPSLPGFALSSPSPDGWTTSDTADIFNKLMTEVLGYKTYAVHGTDWGCVVGYDLYDRFNRTVRAIHLSFLPFTPLDTEQLAAANITLSPREVVQENRYLDFLTILVQPNTIGLSLYDNPVGQLAWIAEKIISWSDPRQGTGPSLITHNEILRHVSLYYLSQSFISSVYIYYQNPNGFTTNYTKAKTDAPLLYSDFQYNVFFWPKALVETVGNLVDYSFQEFGGHFPSLDNPPPLADDIRKIGKYWRTRSS, from the exons ATGAGGACGCCTGATTTACTGATATTCGTCTTTGGGCTTCTATCTAAAGCAATCAATATTGGACCACCCAATGTCAGGCCGGTAAAACTGGATTTTACTCAACATGTGCCGCATATGCTTGACCTTGTCAAAGGAACTCACCTTCTATCTACTGAACTTCAGACTGCTAAAATGGGACTGAACAATACTTTATTAACGGGAATGCCGTTATCTATACTTCGACAACTGCAGAATGAATGGACTACCAATTTTGATTGGGAAAAGGAGCAGAACCCTATCAACAA ATACCACCAATTTATTGCCAACATTGATGGACAAGATGTACACTTTGTCCATGAGAAATCTCAGGATCCTAACGCTATACCAATCATTCTACTGCATGGGTGGCCAGGTTCTTTCCTAGAGATGCTACCTCTAGTCGATTTGCTTGTCCAGGACAGTTCAGCTATAACATCCAAGCACACCTCTTTCAATGTTGTAATACCGTCTCTGCCGGGATTCGCACTCTCATCTCCCTCACCTGATGGCTGGACAACATCTGACACTGCCGACATATTCAATAAACTCATGACAGAGGTTTTGGGTTATAAGACCTATGCAGTACACGGGACTGACTGGGGATGCGTCGTGGGGTACGACTTATACGACCGATTCAACAGAACCGTTCGGGCGATACACCTGAGCTTTTTGCCATTCACGCCGCTTGACACAGAGCAGCTAGCCGCTGCGAACATCACACTTTCTCCAAGGGAGGTTGTACAGGAAAATAGATATCTTGA CTTTCTGACTATTTTGGTCCAACCGAATACAATTGGTCTCTCCCTGTATGATAACCCCGTTGGCCAACTGGCATGGATTGCGGAAAAGATCATCTCAT GGTCTGACCCACGACAAGGAACGGGACCGTCGCTTATCACACACAACGAAATTCTTCGACACGTGTCACTATACTATCTTTCTCAGTCATTCATCTCTTCTGTTTATATCTATTACCAGAATCCCAACGGTTTTACAACAAATTATACCAAAGCAAAGACAGATGCGCCTCTGTTGTATAGCGACTTTCAGTATAATGTGTTCTTCTGGCCGAAAGCACTCGTTGAAACAGTCGGTAATCTTGTCGATTATTCAT TCCAAGAGTTTGGTGGCCATTTCCCTAGCCTAGATAACccgccgccattggctgATGATATCAGAAAGATTGGGAAATACTGGCGTACTCGCAGCAGTTGA
- a CDS encoding heterokaryon incompatibility protein (HET) domain-containing protein → MATMKDYKYESLPNGPSIRLLVIHPAKHLDEPLVCDVRVISLDENHPDYAALSYTWGDNTTNNNNVAHYVICKGQRLAITTNLNQALRRFRQFETCEYIWADAICINQLDNMERNTQILLMKRIYQQSRMTYIFLGEQEDQPQTPNAVDYVEKTIFRPLHIRRTNELLKDILHYVEMPQEDDWAPWMSWQILLTRPWFNRIWVIQEATAAPDRTIVQVGAFRMTWNELVAANAASLEFLSESDVNLGFSMVGGYNVGGQKLDAIEAITRWKANRVTLEAMEMISQTLHPGRDYLSILLGPRRKMVISDPDPSPVKYWIPLAGNNNVPNHLTSGIVGLFYSRSRASSLPIIANIHEQGETDTRDGGSDNASLTESTLQGTEGGNDADWKDVLRLTAKIQSLHLFQLLKRCCNFKASDPRDHLYGLLGLATDAHMAPKPDYEKSTEQIYRQFAEYFVSQGYGTELLSMSDSRMSPSWVPDFAALGQNVPGLAEGWDLRHFSKFTAGRSAGGDIRLNGDRLTTRGVIVDAVVALGPQLRSSSYFASQPKLPDDNKEALKKFEGHITDWDRETTMFIQNAHKMGMFQGQSQTALSRVYNIVISAGNKVIHGGEMQSIIAQLGTGSYREFA, encoded by the exons ATGGCTACGATGAAAGATTACAAATACGAATCGTTGCCCAATGGTCCCTCGATCCGCCTATTGGTTATCCATCCGGCTAAACATCTTGATGAGCCGTTGGTCTGCGATGTCAGAGTTATTTCACTAGATGAAAACCACCCAGACTATGCAGCACTGAGTTATACTTGGGGTGACAACACTACGAACAACAACAACGTTGCCCACTATGTTATCTGCAAGGGACAAAGGCTGGCCATTACCACAAATTTGAATCAAGCCCTCCGGCGATTTCGCCAGTTCGAGACCTGCGAGTATATATGGGCCGATGCTATCTGTATCAACCAACTCGATAACATGGAGCGCAACACACAAATTCTTCTCATGAAACGAATCTATCAGCAATCTAGAATGACCTATATATTTCTCGGAGAGCAGGAAGATCAACCCCAAACACCCAATGCAGTTGATTATGTGGAGAAAACGATATTCCGTCCTCTAC ATATTAGGCGGACAAACGAGTTGTTGAAGGATATTCTACATTATGTCGAAATGCCACAAGAAGATGACTGGGCACCATGGATGTCATGGCAAATTCTCCTAACACGGCCATGGTTCAATCGGATATGGGTTATTCAGGAAGCTACTGCGGCACCTGATCGTACCATCGTCCAAGTTGGCGCCTTTCGGATGACGTGGAATGAATTAGTGGCCGCAAATGCTGCTTCACTCGAATTTCTGTCTGAAAGTGATGTGAATCTTGGATTCTCTATGGTCGGCGGCTACAATGTCGGAGGACAGAAACTCGATGCGATCGAAGCCATTACGAGATGGAAGGCAAACCGAGTGACTTTGGAAGCTATGGAGATGATTTCGCAAACTCTCCATCCTGGACGCGATTATCTGAGTATTCTGCTTGGACCAAGGCGCAAGATGGTGATATCCGATCCTGATCCGTCTCCTGTGAAGTACTGGATCCCACTCGCAGGGAACAACAACGTCCCAAATCATCTTACATCTGGAATTGTAGGCCTTTTTTATAGTCGAAGCAGGGCGAGCAGTCTACCAATTATTGCAAATATCCACGAACAAGGAGAAACGGATActcgagatggaggctctGATAATGCGTCGCTAACAGAGTCAACACTGCAAGGGACAGAGGGAGGAAATGATGCGGATTGGAAAGATGTATTGAGACTTACCGCTAAAATACAGTCCCTTCaccttttccagcttctaAAACGATGCTGCAACTTCAAGGCTTCGGATCCAAGGGACCATCTCTACGGCTTGCTGGGTCTCGCGACCGACGCACATATGGCACCGAAACCAGACTACGAAAAATCCACGGAGCAGATTTATCGTCAATTTGCCGAGTACTTTGTTTCGCAAGGATATGGAACTGAGCTGCTATCCATGAGTGACTCGAGAATGAGCCCGTCCTGGGTTCCGGATTTTGCTGCCCTCGGCCAAAATGTCCCAGGTCTCGCTGAAGGTTGGGATCTCAGGCACTTCTCAAAATTTACCGCTGGTAGGAGCGCCGGTGGAGATATTCGTTTGAACGGCGATCGATTGACTACGAGGGGTGTTATTGTTGACGCTGTCGTTGCTCTTGGGCCGCAGTTGCGTTCTAGTTCATATTTCGCTTCTCAACCCAAATTACCAGATGATAATAAAGAAGCATTGAAGAAATTTGAAGGCCATATCACAGATTGGGATCGAGAAACAACTATGTTTATCCAGAATGCACATAAAATGGGCATGTTTCAAGGTCAAAGCCAAACAGCGTTATCGAGAGTATATAACATAGTCATCTCTGCCGGGAACAAAGTGATCCATGGAGGAGAGATGCAGTCAATTATTGCCCAATTGGGAACCGGATCTTACA GAGAATTTGCATAA
- a CDS encoding ATPase family associated with various cellular activities (AAA) domain-containing protein yields MQDKERAQSPAVTNHELIFEIQAALDLIDEEFSDVAGELSSLPEGEITYDLLWTLFPPRSFVTARDTFGQQLVHRVRATKFVSLPNGNPECFQIAADYIDSNGKKTGFVPVIMLQIPAFPSSRLILQLRHYPFNIRPSYLEDRGILISRADKVLRLYGQHLLEYQGRASRDPSNPQGAKFNSHGRIVLDPTTLNRVQPNSRLIPHIVQSLSDLTDDQKLLVNPVLYGFSLGDKMWGAFAVTWLHDIEWNDNILNDLVISDDQKQFMRALVESHSTSGFDDFVRDKGRGLIGLLAGPPGVGKTLTAEAVAEIARRPLYTISSGEIGSQPESVQSGLDTLMELAEAWHAVVLLDEADVFLVERDDTNLVRNAITSIF; encoded by the exons ATGCAGGATAAGGAACGCGCTCAATCTCCAGCTGTCACTAATCATGAACTTATTTTTGAGATCCAAGCCGCCCTAGACCTTATCGACGAAGAATTTTCCGATGTCGCAGGCGAGCTATCAAGTCTCCCAGAAGGAGAAATTACATATGACTTACTCTGGACTCTATTCCCTCCCAGATCGTTCGTGACCGCTCGAGATACATTTGGTCAACAGCTTGTGCATCGTGTTAGGGCGACGAAGTTCGTTTCCTTGCCTAATGGAAACCCGGAGTGTTTTCAGATTGCGGCAGATTACATTGATTCCAACGGCAAAAAGACGGGGTTTGTTCCAGTCATTATGCTCCAAATCCCTGCCTTTCCAAGCTCGAGATTAATATTGCAGTTGCGCCATTACCCATTCAATATTCGACCAAGTTATCTCGAAGATCGAGGGATTCTGATCTCTAGGGCGGATAAAGTGCTGCGCCTGTATGGACAGCATCTTCTAGAATACCAGGGCCGTGCCAGCAGAGATCCTTCAAATCCGCAGGGTGCTAAATTCAAC TCTCATGGCCGAATTGTTCTTGATCCCACAACGCTCAATCGAGTCCAGCCAAACAGCAGACTCATTCCACACATCGTTCAGTCTTTGTCGGACCTCACCGACGATCAGAAATTGCTCGTGAACCCTGTGCTCTATGGCTTTAGCCTTGGGGATAAGATGTGGG GAGCTTTTGCTGTAACATGGCTCCACGATATCGAATGGAATGACAACATTCTTAACGATTTAGTCATTTCAGATGACCAAAAGCAATTCATGCGTGCTCTCGTGGAGTCACATTCCACAAGCGGCTTCGATGATTTTGTCCGCGATAAAGGCAGGGGGTTAATTGGCCTCTTGGCCGGCCCGCCAGGCGTGGGCAAAACGCTCACTGCGGAAGCTGTGGCGGAGATAGCCCGGAGACCACTTTACACGATCTCTTCTGGCGAAATTGGTTCGCAGCCAGAGTCAGTGCAGAGCGGACTTGACACCCTTATGGAGCTTGCTGAGGCATGGCATGCTGTCGTGCTCCTGGATGAAGCTGACGTGTTCCTCGTTGAACGAGACGACACTAACCTAGTCCGCAACGCTATCACATCTATATTTTGA
- a CDS encoding short chain dehydrogenase domain-containing protein, with protein sequence MSSPVWFITGTSPGFGLLLSLQALHAGHKVIGTVRNKQRSADAVQSIEQAGGSVVELDMTEPRDSIIKKVQAAEKIHGRIDFLINNAGYSTLGPVEFFTEDDATYQFRTNVFGPLFTIQAVLPGMRARRHGTIVNISSVAGQDAPASCGLYAGSKFGLEGLSEALAKEVGSFGISVLIVEPGAFRTNFWHASILRNVPADIGYEGTPVDTVLNKFRDSAGKQAGDPEKAVDIIFQVVSGQGAAGHLKGQVLRSPLGKDAVSRIEKKLQLVKTDVELCHKLAISTDFSN encoded by the exons ATGTCTTCTCCCGTGTGGTTCATTACTGGGACTTCACCTGGTTTCGGGCTCCTCCTTAgccttcaagctcttcatgcTGGACACAAAGTCATTGGCACAGTCCGGAATAAGCAGCGTTCAGCTGACGCTGTCCAGTCGATCGAACAAGCAGGTGGCAGTGTCGTCGAGCTTGACATGACTGAACCCCGAGATAGCATTATCAAGAAAGTGCaggcagcagagaagatACATGGTAGAATCGACTTCCTCATAAATAATGCTGGCTACTCAACTCTAGGACCAGTCGAGTTCTTTAC TGAAGACGATGCCACCTATCAGTTCCGGACGAATGTATTCGGACCACTCTTTACGATCCAGGCTGTGCTACCCGGAATGAGAGCACGCCGTCACGGAACAATTGTGAACATCAGCAGCgttgctggccaagatgcgcCAGCCAGTTGCGGTCTGTATGCAGGGAGCAAATTTGGCCTGGAAGGTCTAAGCGAGGCTCTGGCGAAAGAGGTCGGCAGTTTCGGCATCTCGGTGCTCATTGTCGAGCCAGGGGCGTTTCGTACGAACTTTTGGCACGCGAGCATTTTGAGGAACGTCCCGGCAGATATAGGGTATGAAGGTACACCGGTCGATACTGTCCTTAACAAGTTTCGTGATTCTGCTGGTAAACAAGCAGGCGATCCAGAAAAAGCAGTAGACATAATATTCCAGGTGGTTAGTGGTCAAGGGGCGGCTGGTCATTTGAAAGGGCAAGTATTGAGGTCACCGTTAGGCAAAGATGCAGTTTCTCGtattgaaaagaagcttcAATTGGTAAAGACGGATGTTGAACTTTGTCATAAACTGGCGATATCTACTGACTTTAGTAATTAA
- a CDS encoding beta-L-arabinofuranosidase, with the protein MKISAVLTSLLASMSSAVAHQASLAPFKFDHFPLGSIRPGGWLRDQIQLSADGLGGHLFDFYRYVARSTWLGGSYEYSELHESAPYWFNYIVPLAWTLDDARLKKQARQFLDYVLDNQADDGWLGPETTRQTRGIWARSLLAFGLTQYAEADESQEQRIVDAMHRFTKLVHSMLKDNFTGLLQDKSLEDNFDPFGFGLSRTHELPISLMWLYENHPRENGDVILETIDLMFEGGRVGGRDWTKFFVKGVFPEDGNFKTSGFTHGVNLAQGLRYPTVLYRRNSSEALVQQTFDAVNMTATYHTSLSGTIIGDEHIGNLSPQRGSELCMAVESMFSYAYLYRFHGANEFADRAELAAFNAFPAAMSPDSLGWSHQYVTQTNEPWSRNLTGDPFFNVVSYGNTYGLEPNFPCCTVNHPQGYPKYVASSYVYTEHNKIAHILLGPTSLETKLQGKRVKVECDTNYPFSSILQYTITTETSFEFGVRVPNWTTPEATAQVGRQRPCHLSPDSNGLHYTKVLPGVTKIIVKLPMDVHIVTRNETVGVYYGPLLYAADIAYKETAHQPLNWTDRTPLDDSESHPKAMDHILEPVSPWKFAIDPETISVNTGSAQGKTLPNPIFSRGGPLISLYVDAYPIDWPIQFDTAALPPINPEVDPETKTRLKLIPYGASKLHIAQFPVARLPNKT; encoded by the exons ATGAAAATTTCTGCTGTCCTCACATCCCTGTTGGCGAGCATGTCGTCTGCTGTCGCACACCAAGCTT CCCTCGCGCCTTTCAAGTTTGATCATTTCCCCCTTGGGTCCATTCGTCCAGGGGGTTGGCTACGAGACCAGATCCAGCTGTCGGCGGAcggccttggtggccatCTATTCGATTTCTACCGCTACGTTGCCCGCTCTACTTGGCTCGGCGGTAGTTATGAGTATAGCGAGCTTCACGAGTCAGCGCCCTACTGGTTCAACTACATCGTGCCTCTCGCCTGGACTCTTGACGATGCGCGACTGAAGAAACAAGCACGGCAGTTTCTCGATTATGTACTCGACAATCAAGCTGATGACGGCTGGCTCGGGCCTGAGACAACAAGACAGACACGGGGCATATGGGCGAGAAGCCTGCTAGCATTTGGCTTAACT CAATACGCCGAAGCCGACGAAAGCCAAGAGCAGCGAATTGTTGATGCTATGCACCGCTTTACGAAACTAGTCCACTCCATGCTCAAAGACAATTTCACTGGTTTACTGCAGGACAAATCTCTGGAAGACAACTTCGACCCTTTCGGCTTTGGCTTGTCGCGAACCCACGAGCTGCCCATCTCCCTGATGTGGCTGTACGAAAACCATCCCCGTGAGAATGGGGACGTCATCCTTGAGACAATTGATCTCATGTTTGAGGGCGGCCGTGTTGGCGGCAGGGACTGGACTAAGTTCTTCGTCAAAGGCGTCTTCCCAGAAGATGGCAATTTTAAAACTAGCGGCTTCACCCATGGTGTTAACTTGGCACAGGGCCTGCGGTATCCAACAGTGCTGTATAGACGCAACAGTAGTGAAGCCCTTGTTCAACAGACCTTCGACGCTGTTAACATGACCGCCACGTATCATACATCACTGTCCGGGACAATAATTGGAGACGAGCATATCGGTAATTTGAGCCCACAACGAGG CTCTGAGCTTTGCATGGCTGTTGAATCCATGTTTTCGTATGCCTACCTCTACCGCTTCCACGGTGCTAACGAATTTGCCGACCGTGCTGAGCTGGCCGCCTTCAACGCCTTCCCAGCAGCGATGAGTCCTGATT CTCTAGGGTGGTCGCATCAATACGTCACGCAGACGAATGAGCCTTGGTCGCGGAATCTCACTGGGGATCCCTTCTTCAATGTTGTCTCATACGGCAACACTTACGGGCTGGAGCCTAATTTT CCTTGTTGCACTGTCAACCACCCTCAAGGGTACCCAAAATATGTTGCATCTTCTTACGTTTACACGGAGCACAATAAAATTGCACATATTCTGCTAGGCCCCACGTCACTAGAAACCAAACTCCAAGGAAAGAGAGTCAAAG TTGAATGTGATACCAATTATCCATTCTCATCCATATTGCAATACACAATAACTACAGAGACATCTTTCGAATTTGGTGTCCGCGTTCCTAACTGGACGACGCCCGAGGCCACTGCACAAGTTGGACGGCAGAGACCTTGCCACCTCTCCCCTGATTCTAATGGCTTACACTACACTAAAGTGTTGCCAGGAGTCACAAAGATCATAGTCAAGCTCCCCATGGACGTACATATTGTCACTCGCAACGAGACCGTTGGTGTTTACTACGGTCCTCTGCTCTATGCTGCCGATATTGCATACAAGGAAACAGCTCATCAGCCCTTGAATTGGACAGACCGCACCCCACTCGACGACTCTGAGTCGCACCCGAAGGCAATGGACCACATTCTCGAGCCGGTATCGCCATGGAAGTTCGCCATCGATCCCGAGACTATCTCAGTCAACACTGGCTCCGCGCAGGGCAAAACTCTTCCGAATCCCATCTTCAGTCGCGGTGGGCCACTAATATCACTATACGTGGACGCGTATCCAATCGACTGGCCGATACAATTTGACACAGCTGCTCTGCCTCCTATAAATCCAGAGGTAGACCCAGAGACAAAAACAAGACTCAAGTTAATCCCATATGGAGCTTCGAAGCTACATATAGCCCAGTTTCCTGTTGCTAGGCTTCCAAACAAAACTTGA
- a CDS encoding GINS complex protein domain-containing protein, whose protein sequence is MSYYDVDAILTDGEKVPCRFELDVPYLGHLDNSNGLKPGTRLNLPLWLAEMFALASAGEDSKPPLTLTLPPCLSEQVLAALKADPRAVPLRDQSAYFYGVAVRMLDLFDERELSAILRTTFVVRAADVGLHARKAEESGLGGQGEEFLRGLDEWERRLFRRGHEGVKWAKEWTDNVKKS, encoded by the exons ATGTCCTACTACGACGTTGACGCCATTCTCACTGACGGGGAG AAAGTCCCTTGTCGATTCGAGCTCGATGTGCCTTACCTCGGCCACCTCGACAACTCCAATGGCCTCAAGCCCGGCACGCGCCTAAACCTACCTCTATGGCTCGCTGAAATGTTCGCTCTCGcctctgctggagaagattccAAGCCGCCTCTGACGCTGACCCTACCGCCCTGCCTGTCCGAACAAGTGCTCGCCGCACTGAAAGCCGATCCACGAGCAGTGCCACTACGAGACCAGAGCGCATATTTTTACGGCGTGGCGGTACGAATGCTGGACCTGTTTGACGAGAGGGAATTGAGCGCCATCCTGAGGACAACGTTTGTGGTGAGGGCGGCGGATGTGGGACTGCATGCGAGAAAGGCCGAGGAGTCTGGGCTGGGTGGACAGGGCGAAGAGTTTCTTCGGGGGCTGGATGAGTGGGAGAGACGGCTGTTTAGGAGAGGACACGAGGGCGTCAAGTGGGCCAAGGAGTGGACGGACAATGTGAAGAAGTCATGA
- a CDS encoding kp4 domain-containing protein: MKFGNTFLTIASAITAVNAGGINCNGSGLCSGNKGLLSTAIGQLRGMNQGSTFSDGQHVTCAQSSITIGNPSLCIFYQKTGRQWTVAQTVNFVQGLLDHGCAACGSIPVDPGNNVDNGELTANMVTNAKRHVEVERAPEPVSKPEGASEILARSLGINCRGSSSCGVGGVANLPHGTLSDVRDAVAAGPDGSWGNGQQVACVALATGRLCAFYQNIGNRQFNKDQTVTFLDQLKDHGCQVCGSIPTDSGNNVDNGELTVNFVA, from the coding sequence ATGAAATTCGGAAACACCTTCCTCACCATCGCCTCTGCGATCACTGCTGTCAACGCTGGTGGCATCAACTGTAACGGCAGCGGTCTCTGCTCTGGCAACAAAGGACTTCTGTCCACAGCCATAGGCCAGCTCCGTGGTATGAATCAGGGCAGTACCTTTAGCGACGGCCAGCATGTCACATGTGCCCAGTCCTCCATTACAATCGGTAATCCATCTCTCTGCATCTTTTACCAGAAGACCGGCCGCCAATGGACCGTCGCCCAGACTGTCAACTTTGTCCAAGGTCTCCTCGACCACGGCTGCGCTGCCTGCGGTTCTATTCCCGTCGATCCTGGCAACAatgttgacaatggcgagCTGACTGCCAACATGGTCACCAACGCCAAGCGCCACGTCGAGGTCGAACGTGCCCCTGAGCCCGTCTCAAAGCCTGAGGGAGCTTCGGAGATTCTTGCTCGTAGCCTTGGCATCAACTGCCGTGGTAGCTCTAGCTGCGGCGTCGGCGGCGTTGCCAATTTGCCTCATGGTACTCTCTCAGACGTCCGGGACGCTGTGGCTGCCGGCCCTGATGGCTCTTGGGGCAATGGCCAACAAGTTGCCTGTGTTGCTCTCGCCACCGGTCGTCTTTGCGCTTTCTACCAGAACATCGGAAACCGCCAATTCAACAAGGACCAGACTGTTACCTTCTTGGACCAGCTCAAGGACCATGGTTGCCAAGTTTGCGGCTCTATTCCTACTGATAGCGGCAACAACGTCGACAACGGCGAGCTCACCGTCAACTTTGTTGCTTAA